A genome region from Triticum aestivum cultivar Chinese Spring chromosome 2B, IWGSC CS RefSeq v2.1, whole genome shotgun sequence includes the following:
- the LOC123044149 gene encoding uncharacterized protein, whose amino-acid sequence MERPAPVRKSHTNTADLLAWPEGAQPELADAATPPPNRRPHQPSEAIHKVVFGGQVTEEEAESLNKRKQCSAPKWKEMTGSGIFAAGGEAEEDESANASATPVRTASKNYQAISTISHISFAEDESVSPKKPTSIAEVAKQRELSGTLQSEDDSKLQKQVSNAKSKELSGHGIFSPPEDPRPRNSENGSTSQTPGKNAQMSSIKFGEADDADSVVKTAKKIPTKKFNDLTGNNIFKGDAAEAPGTAEKQLSDAKLKEMSGSNIFADGKAPARDFLGGIRKPPGGESSIALV is encoded by the exons atggagaggCCGGCGCCGGTGAGGAAGTCCCACACCAACACGGCGGACCTGCTGGCCTGGCCGGAGGGGGCGCAGCCGGAGCTCGCGGACGCGGCCACGCCGCCGCCCAACCGCCGCCCGCACCAG CCGTCGGAGGCGATCCACAAGGTGGTGTTCGGCGGCCAGGtcacggaggaggaggcggaaagcCTCAACAAGAG GAAACAATGCTCGGCTCCCAAGTGGAAGGAGATGACAGGAAGTGGCATATTTGCAGCTGGAGGTGAGGCTGAGGAAGATGAATCCGCCAACGCTTCTGCAACACCCGTCCGAACAGCTTCAAAGAATTATCAG gCAATCAGTACCATAAGTCACATCTCCTTTGCTGAGGACGAAAGTGTCTCTCCCAAGAAGCCAACCTCCATAGCCGAGGTGGCAAAGCAGCGCGAGCTAAGTGGCACGCTCCAGAGCGAGGATGACAGCAAGCTGCAGAAGCAGGTATCCAATGCGAAATCAAAGGAGCTCAGCGGCCACGGCATCTTTTCTCCTCCGGAGGACCCCCGGCCACGCAACTCGGAGAACGGCTCGACCTCGCAGACGCCAGGGAAGAACGCACAG ATGAGCAGCATCAAATTCGGAGAGGCCGACGACGCCGACAGCGTGGTGAAGACCGCGAAGAAGATCCCAACGAAGAAGTTCAACGACCTGACGGGCAACAACATCTTCAAGGGCGACGCCGCGGAGGCCCCCGGCACGGCGGAGAAGCAGCTGAGCGACGCCAAGCTCAAGGAGATGAGCGGCAGCAACATCTTCGCGGACGGCAAGGCGCCGGCCCGGGACTTCCTCGGCGGCATCCGCAAGCCCCCCGGCGGCGAGAGCAGCATCGCGCTGGTCTAA